In one window of Paenarthrobacter nicotinovorans DNA:
- a CDS encoding DUF3052 domain-containing protein, which produces MSEADAATSVNVAERMGFKDGDLIQERGYDDDVDFDLRDDIEDVTGSELLDEDDHDVVDAVIFWWRDGDGDLVDGLMDSLTTLKEGGVVWVLTPKSGRDNYVSPADIQDAAPTSGLHLTTSAGVSKDWSATRLVPKKNK; this is translated from the coding sequence GTGAGCGAGGCCGACGCCGCCACATCGGTAAATGTGGCGGAACGAATGGGTTTCAAAGATGGGGATCTGATTCAGGAGCGCGGCTACGACGATGACGTCGACTTCGACTTGCGTGATGATATTGAAGATGTCACCGGCTCGGAATTGCTCGATGAAGACGATCATGACGTCGTTGATGCGGTCATCTTCTGGTGGCGCGACGGCGACGGTGACCTCGTTGACGGGCTCATGGATTCGCTCACTACGCTGAAGGAAGGCGGAGTTGTCTGGGTACTGACGCCCAAGTCAGGAAGGGATAACTACGTGTCTCCGGCCGACATCCAGGACGCAGCCCCTACTTCGGGACTTCACCTGACTACCTCCGCCGGGGTATCCAAAGACTGGAGCGCCACACGGCTGGTGCCCAAGAAGAACAAATGA
- a CDS encoding acyl carrier protein → MASNEEILAGLAEIVNEETGLATEAVELDKSFTEDLDIDSISMMTIVVNAEEKFGVRIPDEEVKNLKTVGDAVSFIANAQA, encoded by the coding sequence ATGGCTAGCAACGAAGAGATCCTGGCCGGCCTGGCTGAAATCGTCAACGAAGAGACGGGCCTCGCCACCGAAGCCGTAGAGCTCGACAAGTCCTTCACCGAGGACCTGGACATCGACTCCATCTCGATGATGACCATCGTTGTCAACGCTGAAGAGAAGTTCGGCGTCCGCATCCCCGACGAAGAGGTCAAGAACCTCAAGACCGTCGGCGACGCCGTCAGCTTCATCGCCAACGCACAGGCCTAG
- a CDS encoding peroxiredoxin: MTEVQQAPAAVQGPRTGEPAPDFELLNQYGEPVRLSDYRGRNVVVVFFPFAFSGICTGELCEIRDNIAQFNDADATVLAISVDSKFAQRAYAEHEGFEFDLLADFWPHGAVARDYGVFDEASGMALRGTFIIDAAGVIRYVVVNPRGQARDFNEYRRALSAMVEQQP; encoded by the coding sequence ATGACGGAAGTCCAGCAGGCACCTGCTGCGGTCCAGGGCCCCCGTACAGGTGAGCCTGCACCTGATTTCGAACTTCTGAACCAATACGGTGAGCCTGTCCGGTTGTCGGACTATCGCGGCCGAAACGTCGTCGTTGTCTTTTTCCCTTTTGCCTTCTCAGGCATCTGCACCGGCGAGTTGTGTGAGATCCGCGACAACATTGCGCAGTTCAACGACGCTGATGCAACAGTGCTGGCAATCTCCGTCGACAGCAAATTCGCTCAACGGGCCTACGCCGAACATGAGGGCTTCGAGTTCGATCTCCTGGCGGACTTCTGGCCGCATGGAGCTGTTGCCCGGGATTACGGAGTCTTCGATGAAGCCAGCGGAATGGCCCTGCGGGGAACCTTCATCATCGATGCGGCGGGCGTTATCCGTTACGTCGTGGTCAATCCGCGGGGCCAGGCGAGGGACTTCAACGAGTACCGGAGGGCCCTATCGGCCATGGTGGAACAACAGCCATGA
- a CDS encoding ACP S-malonyltransferase, with translation MLAIVCPGQGSQTPGFLAPWLELPSVEGQLAALSEIAGIDLKAHGTTSDEETIKDTAVAQPLIVAAGLVAAKSLFDVELSTLPVILAGHSVGEITASALAGVLTESEAMTFVRERANSMAAAAAVTPTGMSAVVGGDPAEVLAAIEAAGATPANVNGAGQTVAAGTFEQLKALAENPPAKARVIPLKVAGAFHTSHMAPAVSALEALKPSLSPQKPTVPLLSNYDGKEVTDGPAAVDSLIAQVSRPVRWDLCMETLVARGVTGVIELAPAGTLAGLAKRGMPGVKTVAVKTPDDLSAALALFAELEGQA, from the coding sequence GTGCTTGCAATCGTCTGCCCTGGACAGGGCTCCCAGACCCCCGGATTTTTGGCCCCTTGGCTGGAACTCCCCTCCGTCGAAGGCCAACTGGCCGCCCTGAGCGAGATCGCAGGCATTGACCTCAAGGCCCACGGCACCACCTCGGACGAAGAGACCATCAAGGACACTGCGGTTGCGCAGCCCCTGATTGTTGCTGCCGGCCTTGTGGCCGCGAAGTCCCTGTTCGACGTTGAGCTGAGCACCCTTCCCGTTATCCTCGCCGGCCACTCCGTCGGCGAGATCACCGCCTCCGCCCTTGCCGGCGTCCTCACCGAGTCCGAGGCCATGACCTTCGTACGCGAGCGTGCAAACAGCATGGCAGCAGCGGCTGCCGTCACGCCCACCGGAATGAGCGCCGTGGTTGGCGGCGACCCAGCTGAGGTCCTGGCAGCCATCGAAGCTGCCGGCGCAACGCCGGCCAACGTCAACGGTGCCGGCCAGACCGTCGCCGCGGGTACCTTCGAACAGCTCAAGGCCCTTGCAGAGAACCCGCCGGCAAAGGCACGTGTCATTCCGCTCAAGGTTGCGGGCGCATTCCACACCTCCCATATGGCCCCTGCAGTCAGTGCACTGGAAGCGCTTAAGCCGTCACTGTCGCCCCAAAAACCGACAGTCCCGCTGTTGTCCAACTACGACGGCAAGGAAGTCACCGACGGCCCTGCCGCCGTCGACAGCTTGATCGCCCAGGTTTCCCGGCCCGTCCGTTGGGACCTGTGCATGGAGACATTGGTGGCGCGCGGCGTCACCGGCGTCATCGAACTTGCTCCCGCCGGAACCCTTGCGGGTCTGGCAAAACGCGGCATGCCCGGCGTGAAGACTGTTGCAGTCAAAACCCCGGATGACCTGTCTGCGGCACTCGCACTCTTTGCTGAACTGGAGGGACAGGCATGA
- a CDS encoding beta-ketoacyl-ACP synthase III yields the protein MSTPVLKKATVNENARILGIGAYRPDVIVTNEDVCQWIDSSDEWIRQRTGIITRHRAAADVSVIDMAEGAAREAIQQAGIEPSQLGAVIVSTVTHPYATPSAAAALTERLGATPAPAFDISAACAGYCYGVAQADALVRSGAAEYVLVVGAEKLSDVIDNHERTISFLLGDGAGAVVVGPSDTPGIGPSVWGSDGSKWDAIGMTHSLEDVKKLGESARHSDEIDDPAILSATQDVWPTLRQDGQTVFRWAVWEMAKVAQQALDAAGIEASDLAAFVPHQANMRIIDEMVKKLKLPESVVIGRDIAQAGNTSAASIPLATHRLLQENPGLSGGLALQIGFGAGLVFGAQVVVLP from the coding sequence ATGAGCACGCCGGTACTGAAGAAAGCCACCGTCAACGAGAATGCGCGTATTCTCGGCATCGGGGCCTACCGCCCGGACGTCATCGTCACCAATGAGGACGTCTGCCAGTGGATCGATTCCTCGGATGAATGGATCCGCCAGCGGACCGGCATCATCACCCGCCACCGCGCAGCCGCCGATGTGAGCGTCATCGACATGGCCGAAGGCGCGGCGAGGGAGGCCATCCAACAGGCCGGCATCGAACCGTCCCAGCTGGGTGCCGTGATCGTCTCCACCGTCACGCACCCCTACGCGACGCCATCCGCCGCCGCTGCACTCACAGAACGCCTCGGCGCGACGCCGGCACCGGCCTTTGACATCTCCGCCGCTTGCGCAGGGTACTGCTACGGCGTGGCCCAGGCTGATGCGCTGGTCCGCTCCGGCGCAGCCGAGTACGTCCTGGTAGTCGGTGCTGAGAAGCTCTCGGACGTCATCGACAACCACGAGCGCACCATCTCCTTCCTCTTGGGCGATGGAGCAGGCGCAGTCGTAGTGGGTCCGTCTGACACGCCGGGCATCGGCCCGTCCGTGTGGGGCTCCGACGGCAGCAAGTGGGATGCAATCGGCATGACCCACTCGCTGGAAGACGTCAAGAAGCTTGGCGAATCCGCCAGGCATTCCGACGAAATTGACGACCCCGCCATCCTTTCCGCAACACAGGATGTTTGGCCGACCCTGCGCCAGGACGGCCAGACCGTCTTCCGTTGGGCGGTCTGGGAGATGGCCAAGGTGGCCCAGCAGGCGTTGGATGCTGCCGGTATCGAAGCCAGTGACCTCGCTGCGTTCGTTCCCCACCAGGCGAACATGCGCATCATCGACGAGATGGTGAAGAAGCTGAAGCTTCCCGAGTCTGTTGTGATCGGCCGCGATATTGCGCAGGCCGGAAACACGTCTGCGGCCTCCATCCCTCTCGCAACCCATCGCTTGCTCCAGGAGAACCCTGGCCTGAGCGGCGGCCTTGCCCTGCAGATCGGCTTCGGCGCGGGCTTGGTCTTCGGCGCCCAGGTTGTCGTCCTGCCATAG
- the aceE gene encoding pyruvate dehydrogenase (acetyl-transferring), homodimeric type, with translation MHAPKGRLDVAAGEETSHILSGLTAQLPDRDPEETAEWIESLDALIAEQGTERAQYIMRSLLQRAGARSVGVPMVTTTDYVNTIPVDQEAPFPGNEEFERRYRAYMRWNAAVMVHRAQRSDIGVGGHISTYAGAATLYEVGFNHFFRGKDHPSGGDQVFFQGHASPGMYARAFMEGRLSEEDLDGFRQEKSKAGHALSSYPHPRLMPDFWEFPTVSMGIGPMNAIYQAQSNRYLQNRGIKDTSDQQVWAFLGDGEMDEPESRGLLQLAANENLDNLNFVINCNLQRLDGPVRGNGKIMQELEAFFRGAGWNVIKVVWGREWDSLLEADKDGALVKIMNETPDGDYQTYKAESGGFVREHFFGKSPQTKDMVADLDDEQIWGLKRGGHDYRKVYAAYKAATEFKGKPTVILAKTVKGYGLGPHFEGRNATHQMKKLTMEDLKAFRDHLRIPISDDQLDADLYRPPYYHPGMDAPEIKYLMDRRAELGGFVPERRRTHTPVTLPEAKSYDVAKRGSGKQQAATTMAFVRLLKDLMRDKNFGARFVPVVPDESRTFGMDAFFPTAKIYNPKGQNYLSVDRDLVLAYKESPAGQLIHPGINEAGAVAAFTAAGTAYATHGEPLVPIYVFYSMFGFQRTGDSFWAAADQMTRGFIIGATAGRTTLTGEGLQHADGHSPILASTNPAVRTYDPAYGYEIGHIIRHGLEQMYGEASDDKNVMYYLTVYNEPITQPAEPENLDTNGLLKGIYQLADAPEATTGNGNRPTANILASGVSVPWALEAQKILNDDWGVAATVWSVTSWNELRRDGLDAEEHAFLNPGQPTRTPFITEQLHGHTGPVIAVSDYMKAVPDQIRQFIPNDFASLGADGFGFSDTRQAARRYFKNDTHSIVAKTLQLLAAKGEVEECALEKAIEKYRLLDVNAGTTGGAGGDA, from the coding sequence ATGCATGCGCCTAAAGGAAGGTTGGACGTGGCTGCAGGAGAAGAGACCTCACACATCCTCAGCGGGTTGACTGCCCAGCTGCCTGATCGTGATCCGGAAGAGACCGCGGAGTGGATTGAGTCCCTTGATGCGTTGATCGCTGAGCAGGGTACCGAGCGGGCTCAGTACATTATGCGTTCGTTGTTGCAGCGTGCTGGTGCCCGGTCGGTGGGTGTGCCGATGGTGACGACCACTGATTATGTGAACACGATCCCGGTGGATCAGGAAGCGCCGTTCCCGGGGAACGAGGAGTTCGAGCGCCGGTATCGGGCGTATATGCGGTGGAACGCCGCGGTGATGGTCCATCGTGCGCAGCGCTCGGATATTGGTGTGGGTGGGCATATTTCCACTTATGCCGGTGCTGCGACGTTGTATGAGGTGGGGTTCAACCATTTCTTCCGCGGCAAGGACCACCCCAGTGGCGGGGACCAGGTGTTTTTCCAGGGTCACGCCTCTCCGGGGATGTACGCCAGGGCGTTCATGGAAGGCCGGTTGAGCGAGGAGGACCTGGACGGGTTCCGTCAGGAGAAGTCCAAGGCCGGGCACGCGTTGTCCTCGTACCCGCACCCGCGGTTGATGCCTGATTTCTGGGAATTCCCGACCGTGTCGATGGGTATCGGCCCGATGAACGCGATTTACCAGGCCCAGTCCAACCGGTACCTGCAGAACCGTGGGATCAAGGACACCTCGGACCAGCAGGTCTGGGCGTTCCTTGGTGACGGGGAAATGGACGAGCCCGAGTCCCGTGGTCTGCTGCAGCTGGCAGCGAACGAGAACCTGGACAACCTGAACTTCGTGATCAACTGCAACCTCCAGCGCCTGGACGGGCCGGTGCGTGGCAACGGCAAGATCATGCAGGAACTCGAAGCGTTCTTCCGCGGTGCGGGCTGGAACGTGATCAAGGTCGTCTGGGGCCGGGAATGGGACTCCCTGCTGGAAGCGGACAAGGACGGGGCGTTGGTGAAAATCATGAACGAAACCCCCGATGGTGACTACCAGACCTACAAGGCCGAGTCCGGCGGGTTCGTCCGTGAGCACTTCTTCGGTAAGTCCCCGCAGACCAAGGACATGGTCGCGGACCTGGACGATGAGCAGATCTGGGGCCTCAAACGCGGCGGTCACGACTACCGCAAGGTCTACGCCGCGTACAAGGCAGCGACCGAGTTCAAGGGCAAACCCACCGTGATCCTGGCCAAAACGGTCAAGGGCTACGGCCTGGGCCCGCACTTCGAGGGCCGCAACGCGACCCACCAAATGAAGAAACTGACCATGGAAGACCTCAAAGCCTTCCGTGACCACCTGCGCATCCCGATCAGCGATGACCAGCTCGACGCCGACCTTTACCGGCCCCCGTACTACCACCCCGGCATGGACGCCCCGGAAATCAAATACCTCATGGACCGCCGCGCCGAACTCGGCGGGTTCGTGCCCGAACGGCGCCGCACCCACACCCCGGTCACCCTGCCCGAAGCCAAATCCTACGACGTCGCCAAACGCGGATCCGGCAAACAACAAGCCGCGACCACCATGGCCTTCGTCCGGCTCCTCAAAGACCTCATGCGCGACAAAAACTTCGGCGCCCGGTTCGTGCCCGTCGTCCCGGACGAATCCCGCACCTTCGGCATGGACGCGTTCTTCCCGACCGCGAAAATCTACAACCCCAAAGGCCAGAACTACCTCTCCGTGGACCGCGACCTCGTCCTGGCCTACAAAGAATCACCCGCAGGCCAACTGATCCACCCCGGCATCAACGAAGCCGGCGCCGTCGCAGCATTCACCGCCGCCGGCACCGCCTACGCCACCCACGGCGAACCCCTGGTCCCGATCTACGTGTTCTACTCCATGTTCGGCTTCCAACGCACCGGAGATTCCTTCTGGGCCGCCGCGGACCAAATGACCCGCGGCTTCATCATCGGCGCGACCGCAGGACGAACCACCCTCACCGGCGAAGGACTCCAACACGCCGACGGGCACTCCCCCATCCTGGCCTCCACCAACCCCGCCGTCCGCACCTACGACCCCGCCTACGGCTACGAAATCGGCCACATCATCCGCCACGGCCTCGAACAAATGTACGGCGAGGCCAGTGACGATAAAAACGTCATGTACTACCTCACCGTCTACAACGAGCCCATCACCCAACCCGCCGAACCCGAAAACCTCGACACCAACGGGCTCCTCAAAGGCATCTACCAACTCGCCGACGCCCCCGAGGCCACCACCGGAAACGGAAACCGCCCCACCGCGAACATCCTCGCCTCCGGCGTGTCCGTCCCTTGGGCCCTCGAAGCCCAAAAAATCCTCAACGACGACTGGGGCGTCGCCGCGACCGTCTGGTCCGTGACCTCCTGGAACGAACTCCGACGCGACGGACTCGACGCCGAAGAACACGCCTTCCTCAACCCCGGCCAACCCACCCGCACACCCTTCATCACCGAACAACTCCACGGCCACACCGGACCAGTCATCGCAGTCTCCGACTACATGAAAGCCGTCCCCGACCAAATCCGACAATTCATCCCCAACGACTTCGCCTCCCTCGGAGCAGACGGCTTCGGCTTCTCCGACACCCGCCAAGCCGCACGCCGCTACTTCAAAAACGACACCCACTCCATCGTCGCCAAAACCCTCCAACTCCTCGCCGCCAAGGGCGAGGTTGAAGAATGCGCACTGGAAAAGGCGATCGAGAAGTACCGGCTCCTGGATGTCAACGCCGGCACCACCGGCGGAGCAGGCGGCGACGCCTAG
- a CDS encoding beta-ketoacyl-[acyl-carrier-protein] synthase family protein, giving the protein MARKVVITGLGATTPIGGDVPTMWQNALKGVSGAHTLDDEWVAKYDLPVHFAARCSTPALEVLSRVEAKRMDPSTQFGVIAAREAWADSGIEDIDHDRLAVAFATGIGGVWTLLDAWDTLRDKGPRRVLPMTVPMLMPNGVAAAVSLDLGARAGAHTPVSACASGTEALHLGLDLIRSGKADVVVCGGAEAAIHPMPLAAFSSMQALSRRNDEPERASRPYDIDRDGFVMGEGAGALVLEAEEHAIARGARIYAELAGTSVTADAYHITAPDPEGLGATRALKAAMFDGRIQAEDVVHVNAHATSTPVGDKPEYTALRAALGTHVDNVAVSATKSQMGHLLGASGAVEAVLTVLAVYERKAPVTINLENQDPEIPLDVVTSVRDLPAGDIVALSNSFGFGGHNAVIAVRNV; this is encoded by the coding sequence ATGGCACGCAAAGTAGTCATAACCGGTCTGGGGGCCACCACTCCCATCGGCGGCGACGTACCCACAATGTGGCAGAACGCGCTGAAAGGCGTCTCCGGCGCCCACACGCTCGACGACGAGTGGGTGGCCAAGTACGACCTCCCCGTCCACTTTGCTGCCCGGTGCTCCACCCCGGCACTGGAGGTACTGAGCCGCGTTGAGGCCAAGCGCATGGACCCGTCCACGCAATTTGGCGTCATCGCCGCCCGCGAGGCCTGGGCCGACTCCGGGATTGAGGACATCGACCACGACCGGCTGGCTGTGGCCTTCGCCACCGGCATTGGCGGCGTCTGGACCCTCCTGGATGCGTGGGACACCCTCAGGGACAAAGGCCCCCGCAGGGTCCTGCCCATGACGGTTCCCATGCTCATGCCCAATGGCGTTGCTGCCGCGGTCAGCCTCGACCTCGGCGCACGTGCCGGAGCGCATACGCCGGTTTCTGCCTGTGCGTCCGGCACCGAAGCACTTCACCTGGGACTGGACCTTATCCGGTCCGGCAAGGCTGACGTTGTGGTGTGTGGTGGCGCGGAAGCAGCAATCCACCCGATGCCCCTGGCAGCGTTCTCCTCGATGCAGGCCCTCTCCCGCCGCAACGATGAGCCGGAACGCGCATCCCGCCCGTACGACATCGACCGCGACGGCTTTGTCATGGGTGAAGGCGCCGGTGCCCTTGTCCTTGAAGCCGAGGAGCACGCGATCGCCCGTGGTGCGCGCATCTACGCCGAGCTTGCCGGCACATCGGTGACCGCGGATGCCTACCACATCACAGCACCGGACCCCGAAGGCCTGGGTGCCACCAGGGCGCTGAAGGCTGCCATGTTCGACGGCCGGATCCAGGCTGAGGACGTGGTGCACGTCAACGCACACGCTACGTCCACCCCCGTTGGTGACAAGCCCGAGTACACGGCCCTCCGTGCCGCCCTGGGGACCCACGTGGACAACGTAGCGGTCTCCGCCACCAAGTCCCAGATGGGACACCTCCTGGGTGCTTCAGGCGCCGTTGAAGCCGTTCTGACGGTCCTGGCCGTCTACGAGCGCAAGGCACCGGTCACCATCAACCTCGAGAACCAGGATCCGGAGATCCCGCTCGACGTCGTAACTTCCGTCAGGGACCTGCCCGCCGGCGATATCGTCGCGCTGAGCAACTCCTTCGGTTTCGGCGGACACAACGCAGTCATCGCGGTACGCAACGTCTAA
- a CDS encoding DUF3145 domain-containing protein, translating into MSVAITRGVLFVHSAPTALCPHVEWAIGSVVDKRTDLEWTPQPAAPGMFRAELSWTGAPGTGAQLASALRGWAHLRYEVTEEPSQGVDGARWSHTPELGIFHAVTDVHGNIMVTEDRIRYAYESGAGDPSAVYHELSLALGEAWDEELEPFRHAAEGAPVRWLHQVG; encoded by the coding sequence ATGTCTGTTGCAATAACCCGCGGTGTCCTGTTCGTGCACTCGGCCCCTACGGCGCTTTGCCCGCACGTCGAGTGGGCCATTGGATCGGTCGTGGATAAGCGGACCGATCTTGAGTGGACCCCTCAACCCGCCGCGCCCGGAATGTTCAGGGCCGAGCTTTCGTGGACGGGCGCCCCTGGAACCGGTGCCCAGTTGGCGTCGGCCTTGAGGGGCTGGGCCCACTTGCGCTACGAAGTTACCGAAGAACCAAGCCAGGGGGTGGATGGCGCCCGTTGGTCCCATACCCCTGAACTCGGTATTTTCCACGCCGTCACGGACGTGCACGGAAACATCATGGTGACCGAGGACCGCATCCGCTATGCCTATGAGTCCGGCGCCGGGGATCCCTCAGCGGTCTACCACGAGCTGTCATTGGCCCTTGGCGAGGCGTGGGACGAAGAACTCGAGCCGTTCCGCCACGCCGCAGAAGGTGCTCCGGTGCGCTGGCTGCACCAGGTCGGCTGA
- a CDS encoding PucR family transcriptional regulator, translating to MAEPTKTTSKRKAATPALSPEKAETLRQLRANVGQLSTSTMRQLEKSLPWYSRLSSDERSALGLVAQNGIAAFVTWYERPSSPSWILTDVFGNAPTELTRSISLQKALQLIRIVVEVVEDQVPVIAPESDQPSLREAVLRYSREVAFAAADVYARAAESRGSWDTRLEALIVDAILRGENTDALRSRIAALGWKAQERFTVMVGNSPSEPSASYVSELRRTAGRFAEDALVGIQGDRLILILGGVQDRDTAYLKLSELFAPGAVVYGPEAGSLLEASSSAQAAFAGLTAARAWPSAPRPVAADDLLPERVVSGDDAARRSLIKNIYRPLLAASNGLVETLGTYLELGHSLEATARELFVHANTVRYRLKRVCDVTGWDPLLPREAFVLQTALVVGRLSAPPKAVPERHASRSQS from the coding sequence ATGGCAGAGCCCACCAAAACAACGTCAAAGCGCAAGGCAGCAACCCCGGCATTGTCGCCGGAAAAGGCGGAAACTCTCCGGCAGCTCCGCGCGAACGTAGGGCAACTGTCCACCAGCACCATGCGCCAACTGGAGAAATCGCTCCCCTGGTACAGCCGCCTGAGCTCCGATGAACGATCGGCGCTCGGCCTCGTGGCACAAAACGGCATCGCGGCGTTCGTGACCTGGTATGAGCGCCCCAGTTCACCGTCCTGGATCCTCACGGACGTCTTCGGCAATGCCCCCACCGAGCTCACCCGCTCAATCAGCCTCCAAAAGGCCCTGCAGCTGATCCGCATCGTGGTGGAAGTGGTGGAGGACCAGGTACCGGTGATCGCCCCGGAGTCCGACCAGCCGTCGTTGCGCGAAGCCGTCCTGCGCTATTCGCGCGAGGTCGCATTTGCCGCTGCCGATGTTTACGCACGTGCCGCCGAGTCCCGCGGGTCGTGGGACACCAGGCTGGAAGCGCTGATCGTGGATGCCATCCTCCGTGGGGAAAATACAGATGCCTTGCGGTCACGGATCGCGGCGCTGGGCTGGAAAGCACAGGAACGCTTCACCGTGATGGTGGGCAACTCTCCGTCGGAACCCAGTGCAAGCTACGTCAGCGAACTGCGCCGTACTGCCGGGCGATTTGCCGAGGATGCGCTGGTGGGAATCCAGGGCGACCGGCTCATCCTGATCCTTGGTGGCGTCCAGGACCGGGACACCGCTTACCTCAAACTCAGTGAACTCTTTGCCCCCGGTGCCGTGGTTTACGGTCCGGAGGCCGGATCTTTGCTGGAAGCGAGCAGTTCCGCCCAGGCCGCCTTCGCCGGCCTCACGGCCGCCCGTGCGTGGCCCTCGGCGCCCCGCCCCGTCGCAGCAGACGATCTGCTACCGGAGCGCGTGGTCTCGGGCGATGACGCCGCCAGGCGATCGTTGATCAAGAACATCTACAGGCCGCTCCTGGCCGCCTCAAACGGCCTCGTGGAGACCTTGGGAACCTACCTTGAACTGGGTCATTCACTGGAGGCTACGGCCCGGGAACTGTTCGTCCATGCCAATACGGTGCGCTACCGTTTGAAGCGTGTCTGCGACGTGACAGGCTGGGATCCCCTCCTTCCGCGGGAGGCGTTTGTTCTGCAAACCGCCCTGGTGGTTGGCCGCCTTTCGGCTCCGCCGAAAGCCGTTCCGGAACGTCATGCGTCACGTTCGCAGAGCTGA
- a CDS encoding NAD-dependent protein deacetylase, whose translation MSNRGPGVGMTGFASMAPAAAVQLEPSELEALDPAVRVLQGQRLAVLTGAGLSTDSGIPDYRGPGSAPRNPMTYQEFIGSEANRRRYWARNHIGWSHLRHADPNAGHAAVALMERRGLLTGLITQNVDRLHEDAGSVNVVDLHGRFDQVICLSHGHTFSRQLIAAILEEINPGFVEAAVESGLVEMAPDADATVEDPELITSFVMAVCPICGGILKPDFVYFGENVPKDRVARAYGMVDDAEALLVAGSSLTVQSGLRFVRHASKAGKPVVIINRGITRGDELASVKLELGVSGALDYLARALPDLPAVPDSIGVSGS comes from the coding sequence ATGAGCAACCGGGGGCCAGGCGTGGGGATGACGGGGTTCGCCAGCATGGCACCTGCGGCCGCAGTGCAGCTTGAACCCTCGGAGCTGGAAGCCTTGGATCCTGCGGTGCGCGTCCTGCAGGGCCAGCGCCTGGCTGTCCTCACGGGAGCCGGATTGAGTACCGACTCCGGGATACCGGATTACCGGGGGCCGGGTTCTGCGCCACGAAACCCCATGACCTACCAGGAGTTTATTGGGAGCGAGGCGAACAGGAGGCGTTACTGGGCCCGCAACCACATCGGCTGGTCCCACCTCCGGCATGCCGACCCCAATGCCGGCCATGCCGCCGTCGCGCTGATGGAACGGCGAGGCCTCCTGACGGGGCTCATCACCCAGAACGTGGACAGGCTCCACGAGGATGCCGGAAGCGTCAACGTGGTGGATCTGCACGGGCGCTTCGACCAGGTGATCTGTCTTTCCCACGGACACACCTTCAGCAGGCAGCTGATCGCGGCCATCCTGGAAGAGATCAACCCGGGCTTCGTTGAAGCTGCTGTGGAGTCCGGCCTGGTGGAGATGGCGCCGGACGCCGATGCCACGGTGGAAGACCCCGAACTCATCACGTCGTTTGTCATGGCAGTGTGCCCGATCTGCGGCGGAATCCTGAAGCCTGATTTCGTGTACTTCGGGGAGAACGTCCCCAAGGACCGCGTAGCCCGTGCCTACGGCATGGTTGATGACGCGGAAGCTCTGTTGGTTGCAGGCTCGTCGCTGACGGTGCAGAGTGGCCTGAGGTTCGTCCGCCATGCGTCAAAAGCTGGCAAGCCTGTGGTCATCATCAACAGGGGGATCACCCGCGGGGACGAGCTTGCTTCAGTGAAACTTGAGCTGGGCGTCAGCGGTGCATTGGACTACCTTGCGCGGGCTTTGCCTGATCTTCCGGCCGTTCCAGACTCGATTGGTGTTTCCGGCAGTTGA